TCATCTCCCCATATAGAAAGGATTTCTCCTCCAATAATTATTGAACCAGAGATAATATCCGGAACCAATGAAAAGGAGTTTGTTTATAATATTCTTGATTCAGGGTATAAACTGTCAACTTCAAAAAGCCAGGACATGATGAGTGCTGGAATGTCTATGTGTAAGTTGTACTTCACCATAGAAAAAATGATAGACATCCTTATTTCTCGCCTCAAATCTGGAGGGATTAGTACAGAAACGGAAGTGCAGGTTGCTTTCGGTGGGCATGAACTGCCTCAAAGAAAGGCCTTTGAGTCTATCATTAACTTAAGTTATAACGTAGTTGTTACTAATTTTGAACCTGGTGAGTGGGGCGAACGTTATTTGTCCAATGTGAAACGCATGGCAGACAAATACGGTTATCCTCCAGAGGCTCCACGAGATACTTATAAGGTATCGCACAGCCCTAGTTCTGCTGGGATTAAACGGGGTTAATGTTTCTGGTGGAGAATATAGTCGAATCATCTAATAATGATTAAGTCGTAGATTAATGCACCGATGTATCATGGTGAAGAGGCATTTAACTATGTATGGTTTTGGCCACAAAATCGAGGCTCTCTATGTATAATTTACTCAAATCATGCCCCTGAAAAGAAGGCTGGGGAACATTTTCCCAATGACCTTCTTCATAAGCAATTACAAGAGCGAGTAACTCACCCAACGGACCTGTATAATGTAGCAACGCATTTTTAATTTCATCGGCCAAAGTAATTTGATTAATTAATTCACTCATTGGTCTATCTATTAAACAGTCTAATATAGAGAGTAATCCTGCTATATAAGCACTTTGACTCACAATATCTTTACTGGCTTTTGCTAACTGTTCTGCCATACGAGCCCTGATTAATCCCGATTCTAATATTTCTGGGGGTTTATCGGTAATATTTTTCATCGATAAGAGCATAATCCAGTTCTTTAAATTAATCATACCAAGTCGAACGACGGCTTGCTCAATAGAACCTATTTTCTGCCCACTGGAAAATACGATTGAGTTTGCAATTTTAAGCAACTGAAAGCTCAGCAGAGGATCTGATTGGATGATGAGAGAAATTTCATTAAAATCGCAATCGTCTTTTTGCAGTATTTGAATAAGGTGCAATACATTTAATTTATTGGCGGCTAGATTGGTTGAATCATTGTTTAAAGGCTTAAATAAAAAATCACCACAATAATAATCCATTGTCATTGCTTTACACTTATCAAAACTAATGGGCTTATTGAGGTTATAAGCGATCACTTTACGATTTTTAGCTCTGGAAAACTGAACTA
This Legionella fallonii LLAP-10 DNA region includes the following protein-coding sequences:
- a CDS encoding EAL and HDOD domain-containing protein, whose product is MLVKRPIYNQQLNCVAFEILSHQNIQPTVEISHCLFELIHNSDTELPLFIPFSLKNILENVEPPINNPIILKLPAEEIESIYSLTELQESLFSIALLINTPQQLAWLNFAEYIALTEQLMSRADVTKVVQFSRAKNRKVIAYNLNKPISFDKCKAMTMDYYCGDFLFKPLNNDSTNLAANKLNVLHLIQILQKDDCDFNEISLIIQSDPLLSFQLLKIANSIVFSSGQKIGSIEQAVVRLGMINLKNWIMLLSMKNITDKPPEILESGLIRARMAEQLAKASKDIVSQSAYIAGLLSILDCLIDRPMSELINQITLADEIKNALLHYTGPLGELLALVIAYEEGHWENVPQPSFQGHDLSKLYIESLDFVAKTIHS